A single genomic interval of Spirochaetota bacterium harbors:
- a CDS encoding YitT family protein — MSKEKANKIHLLNLFNTIKTYFIIICGLFINSFGWTAFLIPSGIIGGGVSGISTLIYYSTGISVGFFYFIINIFLILIGLKILGKTFGFKTIFGIFVISFFFSLLQSVFKKPIVSDLFMCSIIGGALAGIGIGIIFTQGGSTGGTDIIALIINKYRDISPGKIILLIDVLIIASSYLFFKSVEKLVYSYVTMFVLSYSIDLIIEGSKQSVQMFVFSNEHKKIADEIGNVLKRGVTILKGEGWYTKKEIMVLTIIVRKYQIQDVLRIIHKYDRQAFVSIASVVGVYGKGFESIKF, encoded by the coding sequence ATGAGCAAAGAAAAAGCGAATAAGATCCATTTGTTAAATTTATTTAATACAATAAAAACCTACTTTATTATAATTTGTGGTTTATTTATAAATTCATTTGGTTGGACTGCTTTTCTTATTCCTTCTGGCATAATTGGGGGAGGAGTTTCTGGTATCTCAACTCTTATTTATTATTCCACAGGTATTTCTGTAGGGTTTTTTTATTTTATAATTAATATTTTTTTAATTTTAATTGGTCTAAAAATTTTAGGTAAAACTTTTGGTTTTAAAACAATTTTTGGAATTTTTGTTATTTCTTTCTTTTTTTCATTATTACAATCAGTATTTAAAAAACCTATTGTTTCAGATCTTTTTATGTGCTCAATTATAGGAGGGGCATTAGCTGGGATTGGTATTGGTATCATTTTTACTCAGGGGGGAAGTACAGGAGGAACAGATATTATAGCTTTAATAATAAATAAATATAGAGATATAAGCCCTGGTAAAATTATTTTATTAATAGATGTTTTGATAATAGCATCTTCTTATCTATTTTTTAAATCAGTTGAAAAGTTAGTTTATAGTTATGTTACAATGTTTGTACTTTCATATTCTATTGATCTTATTATAGAGGGTTCAAAGCAATCAGTGCAAATGTTTGTATTTTCTAATGAACATAAAAAAATTGCTGATGAAATAGGAAATGTTCTTAAAAGAGGTGTTACTATATTGAAAGGGGAAGGGTGGTATACCAAAAAAGAGATAATGGTTTTAACAATTATAGTTAGGAAATATCAAATTCAAGATGTTTTAAGAATAATACACAAGTATGATAGACAAGCTTTTGTTTCTATTGCTTCGGTAGTTGGTGTATATGGAAAAGGTTTTGAAAGTATAAAATTTTAG
- the cobT gene encoding nicotinate-nucleotide--dimethylbenzimidazole phosphoribosyltransferase codes for MDILRSKEKEKKELIKKEMLAHLDNLTKPKGSLGKLEEISLKLSLIKEEVPPKISKKAHFIFVGDHGVVEEGVSLYPQEVTSQMVYNFLNGGAAINVFARYYSYDLFCIDCGVKKDFEENIKKRNDFFDMKVNNGTKNILKEPAMNEEEYEKAYKYGEKLANFVIEKGYDLISLGDMGIGNTTIASTILIALGFNPDDIVDKGTGIDEEMLKHKKEVIVKAVEKHKPYKDTKDILIKVGGYEFVVIKSFVENLIDKKIAIISDGFPITSALYPVFVDIPDSIDFLFAGHLSKVKGHKNVLNKMGLEPIINLEMRLGEGTGAIIGGSIVELSSKMACEMATFSGANVSKSIKEEKRY; via the coding sequence ATGGATATATTAAGAAGTAAAGAAAAAGAAAAAAAAGAATTAATTAAAAAAGAAATGCTTGCACATCTTGATAACTTAACAAAACCAAAAGGTAGTCTAGGAAAGCTTGAAGAAATTTCTTTAAAACTTTCATTAATTAAAGAAGAAGTTCCACCTAAAATTAGTAAAAAAGCTCATTTTATTTTTGTAGGAGACCATGGGGTTGTTGAGGAGGGTGTTTCTCTTTATCCACAAGAAGTAACTTCTCAAATGGTATACAACTTCTTAAATGGTGGTGCTGCAATAAATGTTTTTGCTAGGTATTATAGTTATGACCTTTTTTGTATTGATTGTGGTGTTAAAAAAGATTTTGAAGAAAATATTAAAAAAAGAAATGATTTTTTTGATATGAAAGTTAATAATGGTACAAAAAATATTCTTAAAGAGCCTGCAATGAATGAAGAAGAATATGAAAAGGCTTATAAATATGGTGAAAAGCTCGCAAATTTTGTAATAGAAAAAGGTTATGATTTGATATCTTTGGGTGATATGGGAATCGGAAATACTACGATAGCATCAACTATACTAATAGCTTTAGGTTTTAATCCTGATGATATTGTTGATAAGGGAACAGGTATAGATGAGGAGATGTTAAAACATAAAAAAGAGGTCATAGTAAAAGCTGTTGAAAAGCATAAACCATATAAAGATACTAAAGATATATTAATAAAAGTTGGAGGATACGAATTTGTTGTTATAAAATCTTTTGTTGAGAATCTTATAGATAAAAAAATAGCAATCATTTCTGATGGTTTTCCTATTACTTCTGCTTTATATCCAGTTTTTGTAGATATTCCTGATTCTATTGACTTTTTGTTTGCAGGGCACCTTTCAAAAGTAAAGGGTCATAAAAATGTATTAAATAAAATGGGGTTAGAACCAATTATTAATCTTGAAATGAGGCTAGGAGAGGGAACAGGTGCAATAATTGGAGGTTCAATAGTAGAACTTTCTTCCAAAATGGCTTGTGAAATGGCTACATTTAGTGGTGCAAATGTAAGTAAAAGTATAAAAGAAGAAAAGAGATATTAA
- a CDS encoding adenosylcobinamide-GDP ribazoletransferase — MRNKIILKIKENFDSFLTTLAFFSRFKLKFNFIYDNFSFYLPAVFFIGNIFYIIGLILLILIKIEPLLLNFFIFIFSYYFFNLFHFDGFVDFIDAVFSQKDKEKKKEILKDVHKGSFAIFFGSLYVLCKFILTLKIYEFFYNNFYIKIRDRSVNLELIIIAYLFTFFISFFSKLSSFYLGINTRIINTSKSFSYFQSLLNKTKFLKGLIAFYPIFLVFSFLIFILVYLKIFYPFFEFKKNFSNFFYNSGFLIINNGNLFLMLFNLYFYYFTIFYLLSIIINLIFRNIYLKICYVNFDGVNGDCAGFFIEVNELILLFFCNCLLNNLNFKI; from the coding sequence GTGAGAAATAAAATTATTTTAAAAATAAAAGAAAATTTTGATTCTTTTCTAACAACTTTAGCTTTTTTTTCAAGATTTAAACTAAAATTTAATTTTATTTATGATAATTTCTCTTTTTATTTACCGGCTGTTTTTTTTATTGGGAATATTTTTTATATAATAGGTTTAATTTTATTAATTCTAATAAAAATAGAACCATTATTATTAAATTTTTTTATATTTATTTTTTCTTATTATTTTTTTAATCTATTTCATTTTGATGGATTTGTTGACTTTATAGATGCAGTTTTTTCGCAAAAAGATAAAGAAAAGAAAAAAGAGATTTTAAAAGATGTTCATAAGGGAAGTTTTGCTATTTTTTTCGGTTCTTTATATGTTTTATGTAAATTTATTCTAACACTAAAAATATATGAATTTTTTTATAATAATTTTTATATTAAAATTAGAGATAGAAGTGTTAATTTAGAATTAATAATAATTGCTTATTTATTTACTTTTTTTATAAGTTTTTTCTCTAAATTAAGTTCTTTTTATCTTGGAATAAATACTAGAATTATTAATACAAGTAAATCATTTAGCTATTTTCAAAGTTTATTAAATAAAACTAAATTTTTGAAAGGATTGATTGCGTTTTACCCAATATTCTTAGTTTTTTCATTTTTAATATTTATTTTGGTATATTTAAAAATATTTTATCCATTTTTTGAATTTAAAAAAAATTTTTCTAATTTTTTTTATAATTCTGGCTTTTTAATTATTAATAATGGGAATTTATTTTTAATGTTATTTAATTTATATTTTTATTATTTTACTATTTTTTATCTTTTATCCATAATTATTAATTTAATTTTTAGAAATATTTACCTAAAAATATGCTATGTTAATTTTGATGGAGTTAATGGAGACTGTGCAGGTTTTTTTATAGAGGTAAATGAATTGATACTTTTATTTTTTTGTAATTGTTTATTAAATAATTTGAATTTTAAAATCTAA